GGCCTGGACCGCCCCGTGCCGCCACCACGGCCTCAGCGCGATCACGCCGCTCCGGTAGCGGGCCGCGCCTGAGCGGTTGTCACCGTTTGCGCGTGATCCACTTGTGGCGGAACAGTTCTCGATCCGGTCCGGTGAAACCGATCGATGACCGCGCCGGGGCGGTCACCGATCGGTGTCGGAGCCGGAGGCCGCGTCATTGGTGACGGGTATTGCCCACCTGCAACCAATTCTGCTTGTCGTGGGTGATGGTGCCGAGCCACCAGTTGTCGTCACCAGGGAAATAGAACAGGACCTCGGTACGCCCGATACCGGAGAAATCACCGATCCAGAACGGCCGATCATTGTTGATCGCATGCCCGAACCCGCCGGTGTTACCGACCAGCGACCACTGGAACTGGCCATGGACGATGGTGCCCAGCCACCAATTGTCGTCACCGGGATGGAAGAACAGGACCTCGGCGTGCCCGGTACCGGAAAAATCGCCGATCCAGAAGGGCCGGCCGTCGTTGATCGCATGCCCGAATCCGCTGGTGTTGCCGACCAATGACCACTGGAATTGGCCGTGGGTTACGGTGCCGAGCCACCAGTTATCGTCACCAGGGAAATAGAACAGGACCTCAGCGTGCCCGACGCCGGAGAAGTCCCCGATCCAGAACGGTCGATCGTTGTTGATCGCGTGCCCGAACCCGCTGGTATTACCGACCAGCGACCATTGGAACTGGCCGTGGGTGATGGTGCCGAGCCACCAGTTGTCGTCACCGGGGAAATAGAACAGGACCTCAGCGTGCCCGACGCCGGAGAAGTCCCCGATCCAGAACGGTCGATCGTTGTTGATCGCATGCCCGAACCCGCTGGTATTACCGACCAGCGACCACTGGAACTGGCCATGGACGACAGTGCCGAGCCACCAATTGTCGTCTCCAGGGAAATAGAACAGGACCTCGGCATGCCCGATACCGGAGAAGTCCCCGATCCAGAACGGCCGATCGTTGTTGATCGCATGCCCGAACCCGCTGGTATTACCGACCAATGACCACTGGAACTGGCCATGGGTGACGGTGCCGAGCCACCAATTGTCGTCACCAGGATGGAAGAACAGCACCTCGGCATGCCCCACGCCGGAGAAATCGCCGATCCAGAACGGCCGGCCGTCGTTGATCGCATGCCCGAACCCGTTGGTGTTGCCCACCTGGGACCAGTTCTGTTTGTCGTCGGTGATGGTGCCCAGCCACCAGTTGTCGTCACCGGGATCGTAGAACAGGACCTCGTCGTGGCCGGTTCCGCCGAAGTCAGCGATCCAGAAGGGCCGGCCGTCGTTGATCGCATGCTCGCCGACTCCACTGGGTGCGTGAATCCGGATGAGTTGCCGGAGATCGGGGCGGTTGCCGATTCGCTGGACGGCGGGCCGGCCGGTCGTATCCTGCTGTGGCGAACCGGTTGCGCGCAGCGAAGCCCGCGCGGTCGCCGGGGTCAGCATCGGTTTGCCCGCGGCGCGCAATATGCCCTGCAGGCACGCCAATACGCCCACGACGATCGGCGTGGCGCTGGAGGTACCGCCGAACGAATCGGTGTACCACCTCGTCTGCTCCGGTCCTCCCTGCAGATCGCCGTAGCCGCAGGTGGTGACTTCGCGACCCCAGGCTTGGACATCGAGACTCGCACCGTAGTTGGAGAAATCGAGTCGTGAACGGTCGGGCCCCCAATTGTTCCCGTGGGTGTTCGGGGGCGGGGCGCCGGCGCCGACGAGTATCGTCCCGGCGTCGCGGTTGGCGCGATCGAACGGGTTGGTCCAGGTCGTGGGGAATCCGGGCGCGGGCGAGCGGTAGATCACGTCGTCGAGGTCCTCGGCTCCGTTGCCCGCCGCCGAGACGACGATGATGCCGCGCCCCGTGGCGTATCGGATGGCCGCGAAATCGTCCGGCCACCATTCGATCGGGACGTAACCGAGTTGGTCGTCGCGGAACTGGTAGTTGTGACGTGGTCCGGGGCGGTGGATTTCGAGCACGATGATGTCGCCGGCGCTGAGCGCGTCTGCTGCCGACCGGATCGCAGTGGCGGTGGGTTGCGAGAAACTCGATGCCCGCACGAACGCGTCGGGGCTGATCCCGGTGAC
This DNA window, taken from Nocardia sp. BMG111209, encodes the following:
- a CDS encoding S8 family serine peptidase, whose translation is MSQAGSRSPAGKRELILIADAAAEISMTPASITSRSGRDVTELARALSAAGATVRPLFGATEDSAFEQPPGPMEADTGELSLYYHVHAPDEALDRLAGQLASLPGVAAAYVKPAGEAPVILAPAPRPAGTTPAAPTPDFSAGQGYLDAAPGGVDARHAWTRLGGRGAGVEIIDCEWAWHFDHEDLSLNQGGIVAGTPTDDQRDVDHGTAVLGEFHGTPDAAGVTGISPDAFVRASSFSQPTATAIRSAADALSAGDIIVLEIHRPGPRHNYQFRDDQLGYVPIEWWPDDFAAIRYATGRGIIVVSAAGNGAEDLDDVIYRSPAPGFPTTWTNPFDRANRDAGTILVGAGAPPPNTHGNNWGPDRSRLDFSNYGASLDVQAWGREVTTCGYGDLQGGPEQTRWYTDSFGGTSSATPIVVGVLACLQGILRAAGKPMLTPATARASLRATGSPQQDTTGRPAVQRIGNRPDLRQLIRIHAPSGVGEHAINDGRPFWIADFGGTGHDEVLFYDPGDDNWWLGTITDDKQNWSQVGNTNGFGHAINDGRPFWIGDFSGVGHAEVLFFHPGDDNWWLGTVTHGQFQWSLVGNTSGFGHAINNDRPFWIGDFSGIGHAEVLFYFPGDDNWWLGTVVHGQFQWSLVGNTSGFGHAINNDRPFWIGDFSGVGHAEVLFYFPGDDNWWLGTITHGQFQWSLVGNTSGFGHAINNDRPFWIGDFSGVGHAEVLFYFPGDDNWWLGTVTHGQFQWSLVGNTSGFGHAINDGRPFWIGDFSGTGHAEVLFFHPGDDNWWLGTIVHGQFQWSLVGNTGGFGHAINNDRPFWIGDFSGIGRTEVLFYFPGDDNWWLGTITHDKQNWLQVGNTRHQ